In Gossypium arboreum isolate Shixiya-1 chromosome 5, ASM2569848v2, whole genome shotgun sequence, a single genomic region encodes these proteins:
- the LOC108478040 gene encoding beta-galactosidase 6-like, whose translation MEKGMLVLGLVAVMVVGVVVVVESSVEGEEVSYDGRSLIINGQRKLLFSASIHYPRSTPEMWGSLIGKAKEGGIDVIQTYVFWNLHEPEKGQYDFSGRADIVRFIKEIQAHGLYASLRIGPFIEAEWNYGGLPFWLHDVPGIVYRCDNEPFKVHMQNFTTKIVNMMKSENLYASQGGPIILSQIENEYEMVEHAFHEKGPPYVRWAAQMAVALQTGVPWMMCKQYDAPDPVINTCNGMKCGVSFPGPNSPNKPWLWTENWTTWYRAYGKEPETRSAQDIAFQVALFVARNGTFVNYYMYHGGTNFGRTTSAFTTTSYYDDAPLDEYGFIRLPKLGHLKQLHEAIKSCSNPILFGTQFTLSLGQQQMGYIYQRNSGECAAFLVNQDDTKSVTVIFHNSSYELGPSSVSILPDCKNVVFNTAKVNVKNNTRLITTGKKFNESEMWQEFKDIIPTFADTSMRSKTLLEHMNTTKDMSDYLWYTFSYQHESSNSKAVLSVRSAGHVLHAFVNGALIGSGNGNHEKVNFTLDNTITLNNGSNNISLLSVTVGLPDSGAFLERKALGLRRVRIHDIQNSKDLSNHRWGYQVGLLGEKLQIYLDHSSSNVQWRNFTSSNNPLTWYKIRFDALIKNESFGLNLGSMGKGEVWINGQSIGRYWASFLTSQGSPYQTWYHVPMSFLKPKDNLLVILEEQNGSPLGISLDIISTI comes from the exons ATGGAGAAAGGGATGTTGGTGTTAGGGTTAGTAGCAGTGATGGTGGTAGGTGTAGTGGTGGTGGTGGAGAGTAGTGTTGAAGGAGAAGAAGTGAGTTACGATGGGAGATCCTTGATTATTAATGGACAACGAAAGCTTCTGTTTTCTGCTTCTATACATTATCCTCGAAGCACCCCTGAG ATGTGGGGATCATTAATAGGCAAAGCTAAAGAGGGAGGGATCGATGTAATACAGACATACGTGTTTTGGAACCTTCATGAGCCTGAAAAAGGGCAG TATGATTTCAGTGGAAGAGCTGACATCGTTAGATTCATTAAGGAAATCCAAGCACATGGCTTATACGCAAGTCTCAGGATTGGTCCCTTTATCGAGGCCGAATGGAATTACGG GGGATTACCTTTCTGGTTGCATGACGTCCCAGGCATTGTTTACCGATGCGATAATGAACCTTTTAAg GTGCATATGCAGAATTTCACCACAAAAATAGTAAACATGATGAAATCAGAAAACTTATATGCTTCACAAGGTGGACCTATCATACTATCACAG aTTGAGAATGAGTATGAAATGGTGGAACATGCATTCCATGAGAAAGGACCACCGTATGTGAGATGGGCTGCACAAATGGCGGTTGCACTTCAAACTGGGGTTCCCTGGATGATGTGCAAACAATATGACGCTCCTGATCCTGTG ATCAACACTTGCAATGGGATGAAATGCGGGGTATCATTCCCGGGGCCAAATTCACCAAACAAACCATGGCTTTGGACTGAAAATTGGACAACTTG GTATAGAGCATACGGTAAAGAACCAGAGACAAGATCTGCCCAAGACATTGCTTTCCAAGTTGCTCTTTTTGTTGCAAGAAATGGGACATTCGTCAACTATTatatg TATCACGGTGGAACAAATTTTGGGAGAACAACCTCAGCGTTCACAACGACAAGTTACTATGACGATGCCCCCCTCGACGAGTATG GTTTCATTAGACTACCAAAATTGGGGCATTTGAAGCAACTGCACGAAGCAATCAAGTCATGTTCAAATCCTATACTATTTGGAACCCAATTTACTCTCTCTCTTGGTCAACAACAAATG GGGTACATTTATCAACGAAATTCAGGAGAATGTGCTGCTTTTCTAGTCAACCAAGACGATACGAAATCCGTTACTGTGATATTTCACAATTCTTCGTATGAATTGGGTCCAAGTTCAGTTAGCATTTTGCCTGATTGCAAGAACGTAGTCTTCAACACTGCCAAG GTAAATGTTAAGAACAACACGAGATTGATAACAACAGGCAAGAAGTTCAACGAATCCGAAATGTGGCAAGAATTCAAAGACATTATTCCTACATTCGCAGACACATCAATGAGATCCAAAACATTGCTAGAGCATATGAATACAACCAAAGACATGTCGGATTATCTTTGGTACACTTTCAG CTATCAACATGAATCATCAAACAGTAAAGCAGTGCTTAGTGTGCGCTCGGCTGGCCATGTTTTGCATGCATTTGTCAATGGTGCTTTGATTG gATCTGGCAATGGAAATCACGAGAAGGTAAACTTCACGCTAGATAATACAATTACATTAAACAATGGCAGTAACAACATCTCCCTCTTAAGTGTTACGGTCGGTTTACCG GATTCAGGAGCCTTTTTAGAGAGAAAAGCGTTGGGGCTTCGAAGGGTAAGGATTCATGATATACAAAATTCAAAGGATTTGAGTAATCATCGATGGGGATATCAG GTTGGACTATTAGGagaaaaattacaaatatatttGGACCACTCCTCAAGCAACGTTCAATGGAGAAATTTTACTTCTTCCAACAATCCCCTTACATGGTACAAG ATTAGATTTGATGCACTAATCAAAAACGAGTCTTTTGGATTAAACCTCGGAAGCATGGGAAAAGGTGAAGTATGGATTAATGGGCAAAGCATAGGCAGATATTGGGCTTCATTTCTTACGTCTCAAGGATCACCCTATCAAACTTG GTACCATGTGCCAATGTCATTCCTTAAACCTAAAGACAACTTGCTTGTTATTCTTGAAGAGCAAAATGGGTCGCCTCTTGGAATTTCCTTGGACATCATATCAACCATTTGA